In Methylovirgula sp., a single genomic region encodes these proteins:
- a CDS encoding transposase, whose amino-acid sequence MADLLLLSEAQMRRIEPYFPLSHGIARVDDRRVISGIVFVIRNGLRWRDAPPGYGPHKTIYNRFVRWSRLGVFNKIFAELARKAGKPSRLMIDATHLKAHRTAASLLKKGLFPDVSAARRAA is encoded by the coding sequence ATGGCTGATTTGTTGTTGCTGTCGGAGGCGCAGATGCGCCGGATCGAACCGTATTTTCCATTGTCGCACGGGATTGCGAGGGTTGACGATCGGCGGGTGATCAGTGGCATCGTCTTCGTCATCAGAAACGGTCTGCGCTGGCGCGATGCGCCGCCCGGCTATGGTCCGCACAAGACGATCTACAATCGGTTTGTGCGTTGGAGCCGCCTCGGCGTGTTCAACAAGATCTTCGCCGAACTGGCACGCAAGGCCGGCAAGCCATCTCGTCTGATGATCGATGCGACGCATCTGAAAGCGCATCGCACCGCCGCCAGCCTTTTAAAAAAGGGTCTGTTCCCCGACGTATCGGCCGCACGAAGGGCGGCCTGA
- a CDS encoding IS5 family transposase, with protein sequence MSSDDRCDASESASHRRQPFKKGSVPRRIGRTKGGLNSKLHAVCDGQGRPVIMLLSEGQMSDYRGAALMIDALPSAKQLLADKGYDADWFRRALGERGIVACIPSKSNRKKPIEHDRELYRQRHKIENMFGRLKDWRRIHTRYDRCAHTFMSAICIAAAVIFWL encoded by the coding sequence ATCTCGTCTGATGATCGATGCGACGCATCTGAAAGCGCATCGCACCGCCGCCAGCCTTTTAAAAAAGGGTCTGTTCCCCGACGTATCGGCCGCACGAAGGGCGGCCTGAACTCCAAGCTGCACGCCGTATGCGATGGTCAGGGGCGCCCCGTCATCATGCTGCTCAGCGAAGGCCAGATGAGCGATTATAGGGGCGCGGCCCTGATGATCGATGCTCTACCGTCCGCGAAGCAGTTGCTCGCTGACAAGGGCTATGATGCCGACTGGTTTCGCCGGGCTCTTGGCGAACGCGGCATCGTGGCCTGCATCCCATCGAAGTCAAACCGAAAAAAGCCGATCGAACATGACCGCGAGCTCTATCGTCAACGGCACAAGATCGAGAACATGTTCGGCAGGCTCAAGGACTGGCGACGCATCCACACCCGATACGACCGATGCGCCCATACATTCATGTCTGCCATCTGTATCGCAGCCGCCGTCATCTTCTGGCTCTAA
- a CDS encoding aldo/keto reductase produces MTERYVGASGLKVSLAGLGANNFGDRASNDVAKEIIHAALDNGITFIDTADVYGRGSSESILGDVLGAHRKDVILATKFGRSMDPAKHKGNASRRHIIQSVEASLTRLKTEWIDLYQYHFPDPDTPIDETLRALDDLVHTGKVRYIGLSNFPAWQVVDAQWKTKVAGLEPIISSQNNYSLLDRSVEKELLPALRANGIGLLPYLPLAGGFLTGKYKRNTPLPEGSRFARLQRNATRFLNDGNFDILDRLTSFAAVRGKTVADLALAWLAAQPIVASVIAGASSREQVIANVRSLDWKLSPEDITELDQIGISNCFEKAA; encoded by the coding sequence ATGACAGAGCGTTATGTTGGCGCGTCGGGGCTTAAAGTCTCCTTGGCGGGCCTTGGCGCCAATAATTTTGGTGACAGGGCGTCGAACGATGTCGCGAAAGAAATTATCCATGCGGCGCTCGACAATGGCATAACTTTCATCGATACGGCCGATGTCTATGGTCGCGGTAGTTCGGAATCGATTCTGGGCGATGTGCTCGGCGCGCATCGGAAAGATGTGATCCTTGCGACCAAATTCGGACGCTCGATGGATCCTGCCAAACATAAGGGCAACGCGTCGCGCCGACATATTATCCAGTCTGTCGAGGCGAGTCTGACGCGTTTGAAGACGGAGTGGATCGATCTCTATCAATACCATTTTCCGGACCCCGACACGCCGATCGACGAGACATTGCGCGCCCTCGACGATCTCGTTCACACCGGCAAGGTCCGCTATATCGGTCTTTCAAACTTTCCGGCTTGGCAAGTGGTCGACGCGCAGTGGAAGACCAAGGTCGCCGGCCTAGAGCCGATCATTTCGTCGCAAAACAATTACAGTCTTCTTGATCGTTCCGTCGAGAAAGAACTTTTGCCGGCGCTGCGGGCTAACGGTATCGGCCTCTTGCCGTATTTGCCGTTAGCAGGCGGCTTTTTGACTGGCAAATATAAGCGCAATACCCCCTTGCCAGAAGGCTCGCGCTTTGCCCGCCTTCAGCGCAATGCGACACGCTTTCTCAACGACGGCAATTTCGACATTCTCGATCGCCTCACGAGTTTCGCGGCAGTACGAGGCAAGACGGTTGCCGATCTTGCCCTGGCATGGTTGGCCGCTCAGCCGATTGTCGCAAGCGTCATCGCCGGCGCCTCAAGCCGCGAACAAGTGATCGCCAATGTGAGATCGCTCGATTGGAAGTTGTCACCCGAGGATATCACGGAGCTCGATCAAATAGGCATTTCCAACTGCTTCGAAAAAGCAGCGTAG
- a CDS encoding NADPH-dependent oxidoreductase codes for MEVVTRGYHGARSNRHFQLLRKSSVAHASRNQNCKQGQSMSVSSAKREPGDRNALEATRNRAGQRYGLENFAFPERGNETLDLLFSHRSVRAYLPDRLPEGTLEVLVTAAQSASSSSNLQAWSVVGVEDKDRKARLAALANDQKHIIRAPLFLVWLLDLARLNALANERGLLAEGLDYIESFLVGAVDTSLAAQNAVVAAESLGLGTVYIGAIRNKPAEVAKELGLPAHVFPLFGLVVGHPDPGVPTGVKPRLPQQAVLFRERYVWDEPQRAAIAAYDETIKNFQQEQHIPVKAWSEQALNRIKDAPGLHGRDRLRDALAALGFGLK; via the coding sequence TTGGAAGTTGTCACCCGAGGATATCACGGAGCTCGATCAAATAGGCATTTCCAACTGCTTCGAAAAAGCAGCGTAGCCCACGCTTCCCGTAATCAGAACTGCAAGCAAGGACAGAGCATGAGTGTTTCATCAGCGAAACGCGAACCAGGAGATCGAAACGCGTTGGAAGCGACTCGAAATCGTGCCGGGCAACGTTACGGCCTGGAAAATTTCGCCTTCCCCGAGCGAGGCAACGAGACGCTTGATCTTTTATTTTCGCACCGCTCGGTGCGGGCCTATCTTCCAGATCGTTTGCCGGAAGGAACACTCGAGGTGTTGGTGACGGCCGCGCAGTCCGCGTCTTCCTCCTCCAATCTTCAGGCCTGGAGCGTCGTCGGGGTTGAGGACAAGGATCGCAAGGCGCGGCTCGCCGCGCTAGCCAACGATCAAAAACACATTATTCGCGCGCCGTTGTTCCTCGTTTGGCTGCTCGATCTTGCCCGCCTCAACGCGCTCGCCAATGAACGCGGCCTCTTGGCCGAGGGACTCGATTACATCGAGAGCTTTTTAGTAGGTGCCGTTGATACATCGCTCGCCGCGCAGAACGCTGTCGTCGCGGCGGAGTCTCTCGGCCTCGGGACTGTCTACATCGGCGCCATCCGTAATAAACCGGCCGAAGTGGCCAAAGAGCTTGGATTGCCTGCTCACGTCTTCCCGCTTTTTGGACTTGTTGTTGGTCATCCGGATCCCGGTGTGCCGACTGGTGTAAAACCGCGGCTGCCGCAGCAGGCGGTGCTGTTTCGTGAGCGATACGTTTGGGACGAGCCGCAGCGCGCCGCTATCGCAGCGTACGATGAAACCATCAAAAATTTTCAGCAAGAGCAGCACATACCGGTGAAGGCTTGGAGCGAGCAAGCGCTCAACCGCATCAAGGATGCGCCGGGGCTGCATGGTCGCGACCGCCTGCGAGATGCTCTGGCAGCTTTGGGCTTCGGATTGAAGTGA
- a CDS encoding FAD-binding protein has protein sequence MAATTWDMGFAPEDDCDLTLSTDVLVIGGGPAAAWAAWSAATSGAKVVVVDKGYLGSSGAAAASGNGVLTVPPAERPEVLIQRYRQGNGLGNPRWIERVLECTWQSMPLLDEWGYKFPRENGEPARKSFYGPEYMRVIRRRLLALGVRILDQSPALELLVDRDGVVAGARGLQRQENRRYSVRAGAVVLATGGCSFLSNALGCNVNTGDASLMAVEAGAELSSMEFSAQYAISSAVNATATRGVPYAWATYTDADGNDLGGIEGGRRRDDFLATALLKGPVFARLDKATPDIRAVIEKSHFIAFLPLRKAGIDPYTQRFPVTLVLEGTVRGVGGVRLTSDDCAASVPGLYAAGDAATREFLAGAASGGGGPNAAWAISSGRWAGAGAARFALALRSDASDRPLRATGQVGLRPAEGKQKFDSDAIIKGVQDELFPLDKNYFRTGVGLITSLQKLDSLWREVRCTPRVDDPRSIERSRTAAALVAAGRWTYRAGLERRETRSLNRRTDFPHTDPAQRHYQVTGGLDEIWIRREPVENIPDYSHSAVA, from the coding sequence ATGGCAGCAACAACGTGGGATATGGGATTTGCGCCGGAGGATGACTGCGATCTGACGCTTTCCACCGATGTATTGGTGATCGGTGGCGGTCCCGCGGCGGCTTGGGCAGCCTGGTCTGCAGCCACCTCCGGCGCAAAGGTGGTCGTGGTCGATAAAGGATATTTGGGCAGCAGCGGCGCCGCGGCGGCTAGCGGCAACGGTGTGCTGACGGTCCCTCCAGCGGAACGGCCGGAAGTGCTGATCCAGCGTTATCGCCAGGGAAACGGCCTTGGAAATCCACGCTGGATTGAACGGGTGCTCGAATGCACCTGGCAGTCAATGCCATTATTAGACGAATGGGGCTATAAATTCCCTCGTGAAAACGGAGAGCCGGCCCGCAAGAGCTTTTACGGCCCAGAATATATGCGCGTCATACGCCGACGCCTCCTTGCTTTAGGGGTCCGAATTCTTGACCAAAGCCCCGCCCTGGAACTGCTGGTCGATCGAGACGGTGTTGTTGCTGGTGCTCGCGGCCTCCAGCGGCAGGAAAATCGTCGCTATAGCGTACGCGCCGGTGCGGTGGTGCTCGCGACCGGCGGCTGTTCGTTCTTGAGCAACGCGCTCGGGTGCAACGTCAATACGGGCGATGCATCCTTGATGGCCGTGGAAGCAGGCGCAGAACTTTCCAGCATGGAGTTCAGTGCGCAGTACGCCATTTCTTCGGCCGTCAATGCCACTGCGACCCGCGGTGTACCCTATGCTTGGGCGACCTATACCGATGCTGACGGCAACGACCTGGGCGGGATCGAAGGCGGCCGACGCAGAGATGATTTCCTGGCTACTGCTTTGCTAAAAGGCCCGGTCTTCGCGCGTCTCGACAAGGCTACGCCCGACATTAGAGCAGTGATCGAGAAATCTCACTTCATCGCCTTCTTGCCATTACGCAAGGCCGGTATCGATCCCTACACCCAGCGCTTTCCGGTCACCCTGGTGCTGGAAGGAACAGTGCGCGGTGTGGGCGGGGTCCGGTTGACGAGCGACGATTGCGCCGCGTCAGTACCGGGCCTTTATGCCGCCGGCGACGCAGCCACACGCGAGTTTCTGGCAGGCGCCGCCTCCGGCGGCGGTGGTCCCAACGCAGCGTGGGCCATCTCGAGCGGTCGCTGGGCAGGCGCGGGTGCCGCGCGCTTCGCACTCGCCTTGAGAAGCGATGCGTCCGACCGGCCGCTCCGCGCGACGGGGCAGGTGGGGCTGCGGCCGGCCGAGGGCAAACAGAAATTCGACAGCGACGCCATCATCAAGGGGGTGCAAGACGAATTGTTCCCGCTCGATAAGAACTATTTCCGCACGGGCGTTGGCCTCATAACGTCTCTGCAGAAGCTTGATAGTTTGTGGCGCGAGGTGCGTTGCACTCCGCGAGTCGATGATCCGCGCAGCATTGAACGCTCCCGGACAGCCGCCGCGCTTGTCGCCGCGGGGCGCTGGACATATCGAGCCGGACTTGAGCGCCGCGAAACCCGCAGCCTTAATCGCCGGACGGACTTTCCGCACACAGATCCTGCCCAGCGTCACTATCAGGTCACCGGCGGTCTGGATGAAATCTGGATCCGCCGCGAGCCCGTAGAAAATATTCCTGATTATTCTCATTCAGCGGTGGCGTAA
- a CDS encoding ferredoxin family protein, whose amino-acid sequence MITLLSKSRCIGCDICVKICPTNVFDRVAGDIPVIARQSDCQTCFICEAYCPADALYVSPESDRAVAVPEEQLAENGSLGEYRRILGWGAGRSNNSDQDTAHLLRTLRGPFRANA is encoded by the coding sequence ATGATCACCTTGCTCAGTAAAAGCCGTTGCATTGGTTGCGACATTTGCGTCAAAATCTGTCCAACCAACGTCTTCGATCGCGTTGCGGGAGACATCCCCGTCATCGCCCGTCAAAGTGACTGCCAGACCTGCTTCATCTGCGAAGCCTATTGCCCAGCCGACGCACTTTACGTTTCACCGGAATCCGACCGGGCGGTTGCGGTGCCGGAAGAACAATTGGCAGAAAATGGAAGTTTGGGCGAATACAGGCGCATCCTGGGGTGGGGAGCTGGTCGAAGCAACAACAGCGATCAGGATACCGCCCACCTGCTTCGTACGCTCCGCGGGCCTTTTCGCGCTAACGCATAA
- a CDS encoding TonB-dependent receptor → MSKSQVHRKNLRSILLASTACVSIVSLSGGQGHAQSATNSSQTQSGSKAAADKHTKVDSKPAQHSANSNASSETQVETVVVVARKFKEDQQKVPIPITTLSSHDIQQKDITNFQELVLQLPALSFSTTNNKQTQLGIRGIGVNGLNQDGLDPSVGVLVDGVYQPRLGLISNEYVDIAQVEELRGPQGTLFGKNTTAGVILINTQLPSFVRSETVETDLGEYGTRQYKMNLTGPINNQLAYRFTAYDDRTDGYVKDIQNGLGYEQRNSQGGRAQLLYTPTNDLTVRFVASGDHQDFRTGGSYVFDGYYPTTVTGGNLAQRAQTAGLPFSTQYNSYLASITQYQSTEAATYETSLHVDWNTAYGTLSDISAFNYWEFVPNNNGGQPFIQYTTFGNTNNVTNESQELRWTSPRGKPVEWQTGLYIYAMNLASTGTETLGSQFNLASGSNKLPQSELTGLNTGFHYNIDDMPMRLTAEAPGTSRTSGISMRGVRETFERKGWNYNGYVVNNPGGVSVATINSSGLSLGPIAPGTAEVSGASLEYQVGSSYHITNDLLSYVSFSKGEKSAGINQSPLTAGQLAAGGSQVLQPEEATNLEIGVKSEWFNHRLLLNATAFNEIVTNFQGTGVFQVPDTNTTQTFIANVGSIKSRGFELDNKIAPFEDVNLYGSFSYTDAYYGSYANASCPAYSTALLCNLTGRSVPFTPNSTSSKPRNIRSKLRTTLQPTVLIDGNWRSGQNLSTTLDPYSNISGYFTGDLRVGARFDIDSGPVHSLADISLWVTNFTNAYYFTALTGTRAAGLVLGTPGQPRTFGITLRGTL, encoded by the coding sequence ATGAGTAAGAGTCAGGTTCATCGTAAAAACTTGCGGTCCATTCTCTTGGCGTCGACAGCTTGCGTGTCGATCGTGTCTCTGTCCGGTGGCCAAGGTCACGCGCAATCGGCGACGAATTCCAGTCAGACGCAGTCCGGCAGTAAGGCCGCCGCGGACAAACACACTAAAGTGGACAGCAAGCCCGCGCAGCATTCGGCGAACTCTAATGCCAGTTCCGAGACTCAAGTTGAGACCGTCGTGGTGGTCGCAAGAAAGTTCAAGGAGGATCAGCAGAAAGTTCCGATCCCCATCACGACTCTCAGCAGTCACGATATTCAGCAGAAAGATATAACAAACTTTCAGGAATTGGTGCTTCAGCTGCCTGCGCTGTCTTTTTCGACGACGAACAACAAGCAAACCCAGTTAGGCATCCGCGGTATCGGCGTCAATGGATTGAACCAGGACGGCTTAGATCCGAGCGTTGGTGTTCTCGTCGATGGCGTTTATCAACCGCGCCTTGGACTTATTTCCAATGAATACGTCGACATCGCTCAGGTCGAAGAACTGCGGGGCCCCCAAGGCACGTTGTTCGGCAAGAACACCACGGCAGGTGTGATCCTGATCAATACGCAACTGCCGAGTTTCGTCCGATCGGAAACTGTGGAGACCGATCTCGGTGAATATGGAACCCGCCAGTACAAGATGAATCTCACGGGGCCGATCAACAATCAGCTCGCTTACCGCTTTACTGCCTATGATGACCGAACCGATGGCTATGTGAAGGACATCCAGAATGGGCTCGGTTACGAGCAACGTAACAGCCAAGGTGGCAGGGCTCAGCTTCTCTATACGCCGACAAACGATCTTACCGTCCGCTTCGTCGCAAGTGGAGATCATCAAGACTTTCGCACGGGCGGCAGTTACGTATTCGACGGCTATTATCCCACGACAGTCACAGGGGGGAATCTAGCCCAGAGGGCGCAAACTGCAGGCCTGCCGTTTTCTACTCAGTATAATTCCTATCTTGCTTCGATAACCCAATATCAGTCGACGGAGGCGGCCACGTACGAAACGTCTTTGCATGTCGACTGGAATACCGCTTATGGCACGTTGAGCGACATTAGTGCATTCAACTATTGGGAGTTCGTGCCGAACAACAACGGTGGTCAGCCATTTATTCAATATACGACCTTTGGCAATACCAACAACGTGACCAATGAGTCTCAGGAGCTTCGCTGGACATCGCCACGCGGCAAGCCGGTCGAATGGCAAACCGGGCTTTATATCTATGCGATGAATTTAGCATCCACCGGAACCGAAACGCTGGGCTCGCAATTTAACCTTGCCAGTGGCAGCAACAAGCTTCCGCAATCTGAGCTGACAGGTCTTAACACTGGCTTCCATTATAATATCGATGACATGCCTATGCGGCTTACAGCGGAGGCACCTGGCACGTCACGCACCAGTGGGATCTCAATGCGGGGGGTGCGCGAAACATTCGAGCGCAAAGGCTGGAATTACAATGGCTATGTCGTCAACAATCCTGGCGGGGTGTCGGTTGCGACGATCAACAGCAGTGGCCTTTCACTTGGCCCGATCGCGCCCGGCACGGCGGAGGTTAGTGGCGCTTCGTTAGAATACCAGGTCGGATCAAGTTATCATATCACCAATGATCTCCTGAGCTACGTCAGCTTTTCCAAAGGCGAGAAGTCAGCCGGCATCAATCAATCTCCGCTCACAGCGGGGCAACTCGCGGCGGGCGGTTCGCAAGTTCTCCAGCCCGAAGAGGCGACCAATCTCGAGATCGGCGTCAAATCGGAGTGGTTTAACCACCGTCTATTGTTGAATGCGACAGCCTTCAACGAAATCGTGACCAACTTTCAGGGGACGGGGGTCTTTCAAGTTCCAGATACGAACACGACTCAAACTTTTATTGCCAATGTCGGCTCGATTAAAAGCCGTGGCTTTGAGCTAGATAATAAAATCGCGCCCTTCGAAGACGTCAATCTCTATGGTTCGTTTTCTTATACGGATGCGTATTACGGATCGTACGCCAACGCCAGTTGCCCTGCCTATTCTACGGCACTGCTCTGCAATTTAACCGGACGAAGCGTTCCGTTTACGCCAAATTCTACGTCATCGAAACCGCGGAATATTCGAAGCAAGTTGCGAACAACGTTACAGCCTACGGTTTTGATTGATGGCAATTGGCGCTCGGGCCAGAACTTGAGCACGACGCTTGATCCTTACTCAAATATAAGCGGCTATTTCACTGGCGATCTTAGGGTTGGCGCGCGGTTTGATATCGACAGCGGACCGGTTCACTCGCTGGCGGATATTTCGCTCTGGGTGACGAATTTTACCAACGCTTACTACTTTACTGCCTTGACCGGAACGAGAGCGGCCGGCCTCGTTCTTGGTACACCCGGGCAGCCACGTACCTTCGGAATCACGCTGCGCGGCACGCTGTAA
- a CDS encoding ferredoxin family protein → MIELIFADRCNGCGACDSVCPTNVFEMGDDNVPYIARQEDCQTCFMCEAHCPTDALYVSPLRTPHPVDREEVLASGILGIFDARLASTSTSPVAIAIMAIITPGRLMGRRIRLIRMRRFTLNWRKRKSAGLVDVSERPPIGQFSEVIV, encoded by the coding sequence ATGATTGAACTGATTTTCGCCGATCGTTGCAACGGGTGTGGGGCGTGCGACTCGGTCTGCCCGACCAACGTCTTCGAGATGGGAGACGATAACGTTCCCTATATCGCGCGCCAGGAAGATTGCCAGACCTGTTTCATGTGCGAAGCGCATTGTCCGACCGATGCGCTCTATGTGAGTCCCCTGCGGACGCCTCACCCGGTTGACCGGGAGGAGGTGTTGGCGTCAGGAATTCTCGGTATTTTCGACGCGCGGTTGGCTTCGACCAGCACGAGCCCGGTAGCTATTGCTATTATGGCGATTATCACCCCCGGACGTCTTATGGGCCGAAGGATTCGACTCATCCGGATGCGAAGATTTACGCTCAATTGGCGGAAGCGGAAAAGCGCGGGGCTCGTCGATGTCTCAGAGCGTCCGCCAATTGGGCAGTTTAGCGAGGTTATCGTCTAG
- a CDS encoding ABC transporter substrate-binding protein produces the protein MGKGAVAVNVAISPCWAFILTASRCWSFILPSIKIVLSSVLLSFALALSAKGEDLPKVIRFAEVGLPSHGKPYGVGLVPLAIQQGFFEREFGKDGPKIEVNYYIGTGPAINEAIAENEADFGTYGGLPALIGLSGGVPAHVVLTRRSSVASSYVFAVHPNSSFKTVADLKGARIAVQKGTNPYMTLVQILEAAHLSETDVNIVNLQGPSAVAAFEAGSVDALF, from the coding sequence ATGGGTAAAGGGGCGGTTGCGGTCAACGTAGCCATCTCGCCGTGCTGGGCATTCATCCTCACCGCATCGCGATGCTGGAGTTTCATTTTGCCGTCGATCAAGATCGTGTTGTCTTCGGTTCTTCTTAGCTTTGCGCTGGCGCTTTCAGCTAAGGGAGAAGATCTGCCGAAAGTTATCCGGTTCGCGGAAGTCGGCTTGCCTTCGCACGGTAAACCCTATGGCGTCGGCCTTGTGCCCCTGGCAATCCAGCAGGGGTTCTTCGAGCGAGAATTTGGCAAGGACGGTCCCAAAATTGAAGTCAATTATTATATCGGGACAGGTCCTGCGATTAACGAAGCGATCGCTGAAAACGAGGCGGACTTCGGAACCTACGGCGGACTGCCGGCGCTGATCGGTCTCTCGGGTGGAGTTCCGGCGCATGTTGTCTTGACGCGTCGTTCCTCAGTCGCTTCATCTTACGTATTTGCGGTTCATCCGAATTCTTCCTTCAAGACCGTTGCCGATCTGAAGGGGGCGCGGATCGCGGTCCAGAAGGGGACCAATCCGTACATGACACTCGTGCAGATTCTCGAGGCTGCGCATTTGAGTGAGACGGATGTGAACATCGTCAATCTTCAGGGGCCATCGGCGGTGGCTGCCTTTGAAGCAGGCTCGGTCGACGCACTTTTTTAG
- a CDS encoding ABC transporter permease subunit has protein sequence MADPALRDALFGGMEASAVRLFEGAILGITIGTVVGFTLALSGLADRLFGPSLNTVRQIAMFAWIPLLTAWVGNGDLGKVAFIAFGSFFPVAMGICEGVKAVPPQLKEVGRVYCLSPWLLFRRIILPAATPAIVTSLQLSLLLAWICTIGAEYLMGGMAQGIGTFVMMGEDQVRPDIILLGVSVIAASGFAFNKFVRSTSRYLLRWRQA, from the coding sequence TTGGCTGATCCAGCACTTCGAGACGCGCTATTTGGCGGCATGGAGGCCAGCGCCGTCCGGCTATTCGAAGGCGCGATATTGGGCATCACGATCGGAACTGTTGTCGGTTTTACGCTCGCGCTTTCTGGTTTGGCAGACCGTCTTTTCGGACCGAGCCTAAACACGGTTCGTCAGATCGCAATGTTCGCCTGGATTCCCCTTTTGACCGCTTGGGTTGGAAACGGTGATCTCGGGAAGGTCGCTTTTATTGCCTTCGGATCTTTCTTTCCCGTCGCTATGGGAATTTGCGAAGGGGTCAAAGCCGTCCCGCCGCAATTGAAGGAAGTGGGCCGGGTCTATTGTCTAAGCCCCTGGCTCCTTTTCCGCAGGATCATCCTTCCCGCCGCAACGCCGGCCATCGTCACATCCTTGCAGCTATCGCTTTTGCTCGCGTGGATATGCACGATTGGCGCCGAATATCTGATGGGCGGAATGGCGCAGGGGATCGGAACGTTTGTCATGATGGGAGAAGATCAAGTCAGGCCAGATATCATCTTGCTCGGCGTCAGCGTCATTGCGGCATCCGGTTTTGCATTCAACAAATTTGTTCGCTCGACGTCCCGTTATCTTTTGCGCTGGCGTCAGGCATAG